A genomic window from Salvia splendens isolate huo1 chromosome 11, SspV2, whole genome shotgun sequence includes:
- the LOC121755645 gene encoding SNF2 domain-containing protein CLASSY 4-like: protein MEVTRRRRRTRGKWDCYWKQVYADRKQKQKKNAAAAAFQTLNTDYMEQNHGVDTLITDDAEQNHGVEVLITDDSEQNHGVETLNTDDMEQNHGVKMLITDDVKQNHGVEMLITDYMKQNHGGETVKTDAEEVLIASDVEQNDGVEAFDKNDAMNVDDEDDVEDSDVSVEDSDEPASEDDDCEGGESSVSESSDDEYSVAENTRRREHLRKESPTKPVNVIVIDDDEEDDDDDVSNSGEDGVEDSDVSVEVSDEPVCECEKEDDDYKGGESSVSDSSDDEYAVAENTRRREHLTKESPTVTKPVNVVVVVDDDDDQSDQTSETRSHEHNSDSEVFTGNSNERSAMLRERTIIVNMEKETETETPKEERVKKVKFGKKRSHSAKDLNFTKILESINAVKDKQCNIDDKPVPVPENALPLRFRFEDEVVLLPQKSEQKLIDELFHDLELGLRQTEMAESDELKTTVEIDESCCHREAILDEQIGLICENCDTVIMGIKHVLPSFHVPTWERRDRRYYRDEFQSSYLSEIQFGGHGSSTPGSTSCMKGTVWDLIPGVKEDLYPHQREGFEFMWRNIAGGTIIENLNQTPADDGRGCIISHAPGTGKTRLTIVFLQSFLKLYPACSPLIIAPKGMLLTWEAEFKKWNFNVAFHNLNKKELSGEEKAVATELLGEDGSGVLHQDCVRLLKLYSWESGGSVLGVSYQLFEKLAGERDGRRKQHKKIGELLRERPGLLVLDEGHTPRNHKSLMWKTLTKVSTQRRIILSGTPFQNSLRELFNTLCIVAPKFANQDSSVRGPRWKQLLSSSDISSGSMLKMRDVLEPYVHVYKGTVLEEKLPGLRHTLVFLHLTKSQQPLLERACKEKLMFNMVWMVSLISIHPSINAVAERYSIRREEIATHIDAGVKARFLLKLVQFADALGERVLIFSQFIDSLVFIKEQLGSIYSWNEGREVLYIDGQVDDKKRQESISCFNDETSEAKVLLASERACSEGINLTGASRVVLLDTVWNPSVEKQAISRAYRLGQKRVVHVYRLFTSGIEVRKYTQQNLKERISRWIFSLGEERSANSRAISEDKVLEAMRNLENFNQIFERIICQPKESDLIKTFGLEGQM from the exons ATGGAGGTcacgagaagaagaagaagaactaGAGGCAAGTGGGATTGTTACTGGAAACAGGTGTACGCCGATCGGAAACAAAAGCAGAAGAAgaatgctgctgctgctgcttttCAAACGTTGAATACCGATTATATGGAACAGAATCATGGTGTTGACACGTTGATTACCGATGATGCGGAGCAGAATCATGGTGTTGAAGTGTTGATTACCGATGATTCGGAGCAGAATCATGGCGTTGAGACGTTGAATACCGATGATATGGAGCAGAATCATGGTGTTAAAATGTTGATTACTGATGATGTGAAGCAGAATCATGGTGTTGAAATGTTGATTACTGATTATATGAAGCAGAATCATGGTGGTGAAACAGTGAAAACCGATGCTGAAGAGGTTTTGATTGCATCGGATGTGGAGCAGAATGATGGTGTTGAAGCGTTTGACAAGAATGATGCTATGAATGTGGATGATGAGGATGATGTGGAAGATTCAGATGTTTCTGTGGAGGATTCAGATGAGCCTGCCTCTGAAGATGATGACTGTGAAGGAGGCGAGTCTTCGGTTTCTGAATCATCAGATGATGAGTATAGTGTTGCTGAGAACACTAGGAGGAGAGAACATCTCAGAAAAGAGAGTCCTACAAAGCCAGTAAATGTTATtgttattgatgatgatgaagaagacgATGACGATGATGTTAGCAACAGTGGCGAAGATGGTGTGGAAGATTCAGATGTTTCTGTGGAGGTATCAGATGAGCCTGTTTGTGAATGTGAGAAGGAAGATGATGACTATAAAGGAGGCGAGTCTTCGGTTTCTGATTCGTCAGATGATGAGTATGCTGTTGCTGAAAACACTAGGAGGAGAGAGCATCTCACAAAAGAGAGTCCTACAGTTACAAAGCCAGTaaatgttgttgttgttgttgatgatgatgatgatcaaAGTGATCAAACCAGTGAAACAAGGTCTCATGAGCACAACTCAGATTCTGAAGTATTCACCGGAAATTCCAATGAGAGGTCTGCCATGTTAAGGGAGAGGACAATTATTGTGAATATGGAGAAGGAGACAGAGACAGAGACGCCCAAAGAGGAGAGAGTTAAGAAGGTAAAATTTGGCAAGAAAAGGTCTCATTCTGCAAAAGATCTCAACTTCACCAAGATTTTGGAGTCCATCAATGCAGTCAAGGATAAACAATGTAACATTGACGACAAGCCTGTGCCTGTGCCTGAAAATGCCCTTCCATTGAGGTTCAGATTTGAGGATGAGGTGGTGCTCCTCCCACAGAAATCGGAACAAAAGCTCATAGATGAACTCTTTCATGATCTAGAATTAGGACTGCGACAAACTGAAATG GCTGAGAGTGATGAGCTTAAGACCACTGTGGAGATTGATGAAAGTTGTTGCCACCGAGAAGCTATTCTTGATGAACAGATAGGGCTCATTTGCGAAAACTGTGATACTGTGATTATGGGCATAAAACATGTCTTACCATCTTTT CATGTACCAACTTGGGAGAGGCGAGATAGGAGGTATTACCGTGATGAGTTCCAAAGCTCCTACTTAAGCGAGATTCAATTTGGGGGCCATGGTTCCAGTACCCCTGGTTCGACAAGTTGCATGAAAGGAACAGTATGGGATTTAATCCCTGGTGTTAAGGAAGATCTGTACCCTCATCAGCGGGAGGGCTTCGAGTTCATGTGGAGAAACATAGCAGGTGGCACCATAATCGAGAACCTGAACCAGACTCCTGCTGATGATGGTAGGGGGTGCATAATCTCACATGCCCCTGGCACTGGCAAGACGCGTCTCACCATTGTGTTCCTGCAGTCGTTTCTGAAGCTGTATCCGGCTTGCAGCCCCTTGATCATAGCTCCTAAAGGGATGCTTCTGACATGGGAGGCCGAGTTCAAGAAATGGAACTTCAACGTTGCTTTTCACAATCTAAATAAGAAAGAGCTATCTGGGGAAGAAAAGGCAGTTGCTACTGAGCTTCTTGGGGAAGATGGGAGTGGAGTCTTGCATCAAGACTGCGTTCGCCTTCTGAAATTGTATTCATGGGAGAGTGGTGGTAGCGTCTTAGGCGTCAGCTACCAACTGTTTGAGAAGCTTGCAGGAGAAAGAGATGGGAGAAGAAAGCAGCATAAGAAAATCGGGGAGTTGCTTCGTGAAAGGCCAGGCCTTTTAGTGCTTGATGAAGGGCATACACCTCGTAATCACAAGAGCCTGATGTGGAAGACCTTGACAAAAGTCTCAACGCAGCGACGTATCATCTTGTCAGGCACTCCATTCCAAAACAGTCTCAGGGAGCTATTCAACACTCTTTGCATCGTTGCTCCAAAGTTTGCAAATCAGGACAGCAGCGTGCGTGGACCAAGATGGAAGCAATTGCTCAGTTCATCTGACATAAGTAGCGGCAGCATGCTGAAAATGAGGGATGTGCTCGAACCATACGTTCATGTGTACAAGGGAACCGTGCTAGAGGAAAAGCTTCCCGGACTGAGGCACACACTAGTATTCTTGCACCTGACCAAGTCTCAACAGCCACTGCTAGAAAGAGCTTGCAAAGAGAAATTAATGTTTAACATGGTTTGGATGGTATCCCTAATCTCCATTCATCCTTCAATAAACGCAGTAGCAGAGAGGTACTCCATTAGAAGAGAAGAGATTGCAACGCATATTGACGCTGGGGTGAAGGCAAGGTTTCTTCTGAAGCTAGTACAGTTTGCTGATGCACTCGGTGAGAGGGTGCTCATCTTCAGTCAGTTCATAGACTCTCTTGTATTCATCAAAGAGCAGCTTGGGTCCATTTATTCTTGGAACGAAGGAAGAGAAGTTCTTTACATTGATGGACAGGTTGATGACAAGAAACGCCAAGAATCCATATCTTGCTTCAATGATGAAACAAGCGAGGCCAAGGTGCTTCTTGCATCCGAGAGAGCTTGCTCAGAGGGTATAAATCTGACAGGGGCTTCAAGAGTTGTGCTGCTGGATACCGTGTGGAATCCATCAGTGGAAAAGCAAGCAATCAGCAGGGCTTACCGGCTTGGACAGAAGAGAGTCGTGCATGTATATCGCCTTTTTACATCTGGCATCGAGGTCAGAAAATATACACAGCAGAATCTCAAAGAGCGTATATCACGGTGGATATTCTCTCTTGGCGAAGAACGTAGTGCGAATTCACGAGCCATCTCAGAGGACAAGGTTTTGGAAGCCATGCGTAATCTTGAAAATTTCAATCAGATATTTGAGAGGATTATTTGCCAACCAAAGGAATCCGACCTCATCAAAACATTCGGACTGGAAGGGCAGATGTAG